A section of the Chlorocebus sabaeus isolate Y175 chromosome 13, mChlSab1.0.hap1, whole genome shotgun sequence genome encodes:
- the VIP gene encoding VIP peptides yields the protein MDTRNKAQLLVLLTLLSVLFSQTSAWPLYRTLSALGLGDRLPFEGANEPDQVSLKEDMDILQNALAENGTPNYGVSRNARHADAIFTSDFSKLLGQLAAKKYLESVMRKRVSRNISEDPVAAKRHSDAVFTDNYTRLRKQMAVKKYLDSILNGKRSSEGESPDFPEELEK from the exons ATGGACACCAGAAATAAGGCCCAGCTCCTTGTGCTTCTGACCCTTCTCAGTGTGCTGTTCTCACAGACGTCGGCGTGGCCTCTTTACAGGACACTTTCTGCTCTCGG GTTGGGTGACAGACTACCCTTTGAGGGAGCAAATGAACCTGATCAAGTTTCATTAAAAGAAGACATGGACATCTTGCAAAATGCATTAGCTGAAAATGGCACACCCAATTATGGTGTATCCAG aAATGCCAGGCATGCTGATGCAATTTTCACAAGTGACTTCAGTAAACTCTTGGGTCAACTTGCTGCCAAAAAGTACCTTGAGTCTGTTATGAGAAAACGTGTTAG CAGAAACATCTCAGAAGACCCTGTAGCAGCCAAACGTCACTCAGATGCAGTCTTCACAGACAACTATACGCGCCTTAGAAAACAAATGGCTGTAAAGAAATATTTGGACTCAATTCTGAATGGAAAGAGGAG